Proteins found in one Candidatus Binatia bacterium genomic segment:
- a CDS encoding glucan biosynthesis protein G, with protein sequence MATGSAVAFDLNDVIARAQQLAGQEYEPPRDEVPEWLRNISYDQWRDIRFRPDEALWRGKKLPFQVQFFHPGLYYDRAVAINVVDGSTVRPVEFSPSLFDYGRNDFASKVPQRIGFAGFRIHAPIKKPNYHDEVIVFLGASYFRAVGKDQVFGLSARALAVDTALPSGEEFPSFREFWLMTPAAKSKELVVYALLDSPSLTGAYRFAIIPGAQTAVAVEARLFLRREVQKIGFAPLTSMFFYGENTGRPVEDFRPEVHDSDGLLLNLATGEWLWRPLDNPKLLQVTGFRMPNPKGFGIVQRDRDLDSYQDLETRRERRPSAWVAPSGDWGKGRVELVEIPTKGDTNDNIVAYWVADAPPKPGERAAISYTVYWYGDDSTRSPGGRVVATRRDRGNKENAYRFVVDFAGKSLAALPDTTVLRGVITIASGEESAELLDQHVVKKPGTGEWRLTFQVRPKRKEPIELRAFLDKGDSTLTETWSYTLQPQ encoded by the coding sequence GTGGCAACCGGTAGTGCGGTGGCGTTCGATCTCAACGACGTCATCGCCCGCGCCCAGCAACTGGCGGGACAGGAGTACGAGCCGCCGCGCGACGAAGTTCCCGAGTGGCTGCGCAACATCAGCTACGACCAGTGGCGCGACATCCGTTTTCGACCTGACGAGGCGTTGTGGCGCGGCAAGAAGCTGCCTTTCCAGGTGCAGTTCTTCCATCCGGGGCTGTACTACGACCGCGCCGTTGCCATCAACGTCGTCGACGGCTCCACCGTCCGCCCGGTCGAGTTCTCGCCGAGCCTGTTCGATTACGGCCGCAACGACTTCGCCAGCAAGGTGCCGCAACGCATCGGTTTCGCGGGGTTCCGCATCCACGCGCCGATCAAGAAGCCGAATTACCATGACGAGGTCATCGTCTTTCTCGGCGCCAGTTACTTTCGTGCCGTGGGCAAGGACCAGGTGTTCGGTCTGTCCGCGCGGGCGCTCGCGGTCGATACGGCGCTGCCCAGCGGCGAGGAGTTCCCGAGCTTCCGCGAGTTCTGGCTGATGACGCCGGCGGCGAAGTCGAAAGAGCTGGTTGTATACGCCCTGCTCGACAGCCCCAGCCTGACCGGTGCGTACCGCTTCGCGATCATCCCCGGTGCGCAGACTGCGGTGGCGGTAGAGGCGCGGCTGTTCCTGCGCCGGGAGGTGCAAAAGATCGGTTTCGCACCCCTCACATCGATGTTCTTTTACGGCGAGAATACCGGCCGGCCGGTCGAGGACTTCCGGCCCGAGGTGCACGATTCCGACGGCCTTCTGCTCAACCTGGCCACCGGGGAGTGGCTGTGGCGCCCGCTGGACAATCCGAAGCTGCTGCAGGTTACCGGCTTTCGCATGCCGAACCCGAAGGGCTTCGGCATCGTTCAGCGGGACCGCGATTTGGACAGTTACCAGGACCTCGAGACCCGGCGAGAACGGCGGCCGAGCGCGTGGGTGGCTCCCAGCGGCGACTGGGGCAAAGGCCGGGTGGAACTCGTCGAGATTCCGACCAAGGGCGACACCAACGACAACATCGTCGCCTACTGGGTCGCGGACGCGCCGCCGAAGCCGGGAGAGCGCGCGGCAATCTCGTACACGGTGTACTGGTACGGCGACGACTCCACCCGTTCGCCCGGCGGCCGTGTCGTGGCCACGCGGCGTGACCGGGGCAACAAGGAAAACGCCTACCGTTTCGTCGTCGACTTCGCCGGTAAGTCGCTTGCGGCGCTGCCCGACACGACCGTACTGCGGGGTGTGATCACCATCGCCTCCGGGGAAGAAAGCGCCGAGCTGCTCGACCAGCACGTGGTGAAGAAGCCGGGCACCGGAGAATGGCGACTGACATTCCAGGTACGACCGAAACGCAAGGAGCCGATCGAACTTCGCGCCTTTCTCGACAAGGGCGACTCGACCCTCACCGAAACCTGGTCGTACACGCTGCAACCGCAGTGA
- a CDS encoding sugar ABC transporter substrate-binding protein, producing the protein MTTTGPSDYRRRVRSSLRRALLAVLLLAGCRPAPVQQTVVEMWAMGREGELVQQLLRDFPHREPGIRVKVQQVPWSAAHEKLLTAFVGGSTPDVVQVGTTWIPELVALGALEPLDARLAASTRLPADDFFAGIADTNVIDGVTYGVPWYVDTRLWFYRHDVFATAGIAEMPRTWDAWDTAMQQVAAQVGDGRFALLLPLAEWQPLVILALQYGATLLRDDDRYGDFRSPPFRAAFARYLALFRDGLAPATGAAQIANLYQDFADGFFASFLSGPWNIEALNRRLPPAARGTWATAPLPSVDAVWPGVSLAGGASLSVLRTSPRQEAAWRVIEYLCEPERQLAFYRLGGDLPSRRSAWAAGALASNPPTAAFWQQLQRVRSTPKVPEWERVAGKITQYAEAAVRGDLDPETALVRLDADVDAILEKRRWLMRRAAEMGP; encoded by the coding sequence ATGACGACGACCGGGCCCTCGGATTACCGGCGGCGGGTGCGAAGCAGCCTGCGACGAGCGCTCCTGGCCGTATTGCTCCTCGCCGGTTGTCGGCCGGCCCCGGTGCAGCAGACCGTCGTCGAGATGTGGGCCATGGGTCGCGAGGGCGAGCTCGTTCAGCAGCTCCTGCGCGATTTTCCGCACCGCGAGCCGGGCATCCGCGTCAAGGTGCAACAGGTTCCGTGGAGTGCGGCGCACGAGAAACTGCTGACAGCTTTCGTCGGCGGGTCGACGCCGGACGTGGTGCAGGTCGGCACGACCTGGATTCCGGAGCTGGTCGCGCTGGGGGCGCTCGAACCTCTCGACGCGCGACTTGCGGCATCGACGAGGCTGCCGGCGGACGATTTCTTCGCCGGCATTGCCGACACCAACGTCATTGACGGCGTGACTTACGGAGTGCCGTGGTACGTCGACACGCGGCTCTGGTTCTACCGCCACGACGTGTTCGCGACGGCGGGCATCGCGGAGATGCCGCGGACGTGGGACGCATGGGACACGGCAATGCAGCAGGTCGCGGCGCAGGTCGGCGACGGCCGCTTCGCCCTGCTCCTGCCGCTCGCCGAATGGCAGCCGCTGGTGATTCTCGCGCTGCAATACGGGGCCACGCTGCTGCGCGACGACGACCGCTACGGCGACTTCCGCAGCCCGCCGTTCCGGGCCGCCTTCGCGCGTTATCTGGCGCTGTTCCGCGACGGCCTGGCACCGGCAACCGGCGCCGCCCAGATCGCCAATCTCTATCAGGACTTCGCCGACGGGTTCTTCGCGTCGTTCCTGAGTGGGCCGTGGAACATCGAGGCGCTGAACCGGCGCCTTCCGCCGGCGGCGCGGGGGACGTGGGCGACGGCGCCGCTGCCGAGCGTCGACGCGGTCTGGCCGGGCGTCTCGCTGGCCGGGGGGGCCAGTCTTTCCGTACTGCGGACGTCCCCGCGGCAGGAGGCGGCGTGGCGCGTGATCGAGTACCTGTGCGAACCGGAGCGGCAACTCGCCTTCTACAGACTGGGCGGCGACCTGCCGTCGCGGCGCAGCGCCTGGGCCGCGGGGGCGCTGGCGTCCAACCCGCCCACGGCGGCCTTCTGGCAGCAGCTTCAGCGCGTGCGTTCGACGCCGAAGGTACCGGAATGGGAACGGGTGGCGGGTAAGATCACCCAGTACGCCGAAGCGGCGGTGCGGGGCGACCTCGATCCGGAGACGGCGCTCGTGCGTCTCGACGCCGACGTCGACGCGATTCTCGAGAAACGCCGCTGGCTCATGCGCCGCGCCGCGGAGATGGGCCCGTGA
- a CDS encoding sugar ABC transporter permease, with translation MSARRLPRVSPAWAFLAPPLLPIAAFFVLPVAASVLLSLTDFDIYAIADRTNLRCAGSGNYRRLLGDPLFWTALRNTALFVVLAGPLSVALSLGAALLVSAPAVRLQPLFRTIFFLPVVTTLVAVAVVWRYLYHPRVGLLNYGLGLIGLGPVDWLGDPRWAMPAIVVLAVWKNFGFNMVIFMAGLQSIPERLYEAARIDGAGTWQQFRQVTLPMLMPTLVFVGIMTLIGQLQLFAEPYVMTQGGPAHSTLSVVLLMYQEGFRWWNMGYAAAVAVVLFLIILGLTAVATRMRRS, from the coding sequence GTGAGCGCCCGCCGACTGCCGCGAGTCAGCCCGGCGTGGGCCTTTCTGGCCCCACCGCTGCTGCCCATCGCGGCGTTCTTTGTACTGCCCGTAGCCGCGTCGGTGCTGCTCAGTTTGACCGACTTCGACATCTACGCGATCGCCGACCGCACCAACTTGCGATGCGCGGGGTCAGGCAATTACCGCCGCCTTCTCGGCGACCCGTTGTTCTGGACGGCTTTGCGGAACACGGCGCTGTTCGTGGTGCTGGCGGGGCCGCTGTCGGTCGCCCTGTCGCTGGGCGCGGCGTTGCTGGTGTCGGCTCCGGCCGTACGGTTGCAGCCGCTGTTCCGCACGATCTTCTTTCTGCCCGTGGTAACGACGCTGGTCGCCGTCGCGGTGGTGTGGCGCTACCTCTATCACCCGCGCGTCGGCTTGCTGAACTACGGCCTCGGGCTCATCGGACTCGGCCCCGTCGATTGGCTCGGCGACCCGCGCTGGGCGATGCCGGCGATCGTCGTGCTCGCGGTGTGGAAGAACTTCGGGTTCAACATGGTGATCTTCATGGCCGGGCTGCAGAGTATCCCCGAACGGTTGTACGAGGCGGCGCGCATCGACGGCGCGGGAACGTGGCAGCAGTTCCGGCAGGTGACACTGCCGATGCTTATGCCGACGCTCGTGTTCGTCGGCATCATGACCCTGATCGGCCAGCTCCAGTTGTTCGCCGAACCTTACGTGATGACGCAAGGCGGGCCGGCGCACAGCACGCTCAGCGTCGTGCTGCTCATGTACCAGGAGGGCTTTCGCTGGTGGAACATGGGTTATGCGGCGGCCGTAGCCGTGGTCCTGTTCCTGATCATCCTCGGCCTGACGGCCGTGGCGACGCGGATGCGGAGATCCTGA
- a CDS encoding carbohydrate ABC transporter permease, whose product MGRIVYPMAIYAALALLTLATLLPFAWMVSASFMPTGEATALPPRLLPSTPTVAHYVALFTRLDLGRAAGNSALLAAAITLISLLLNSMGGYAFAKFRFRGRDRLFRILLAALIVPSQVSMLPLFLMLKQLGLVNTYWGVIVPGLSSIFGMFLVRQYAQSIPDSLLDAARIDGAGEFRIYWSLILPACRPVLVTLALFTFMGTWNDFLWPLVVLTDDTMYTLPVALANLLGEHVQDTELMMAGAVLTVTPVIVLFIALQRYYIAGILSGGVKE is encoded by the coding sequence ATGGGCCGAATCGTATACCCGATGGCGATTTACGCGGCGCTGGCGCTGCTCACGCTGGCAACCCTCCTGCCGTTCGCATGGATGGTGTCGGCTTCGTTCATGCCCACCGGCGAGGCCACCGCGCTACCGCCGCGTCTGCTGCCGAGTACGCCGACAGTGGCGCACTACGTGGCTCTGTTCACGCGCCTCGATCTGGGACGCGCGGCCGGCAACAGCGCCCTGCTGGCGGCGGCAATCACGCTCATCTCGCTGCTGCTCAACTCGATGGGCGGCTACGCGTTCGCGAAGTTCCGGTTCCGGGGCCGCGACCGTCTCTTTCGGATACTGCTGGCCGCGCTGATCGTTCCGTCCCAGGTATCGATGCTGCCGTTGTTTCTGATGCTGAAGCAACTGGGCCTGGTAAACACTTACTGGGGGGTCATTGTGCCCGGCCTGTCGAGCATCTTCGGGATGTTCCTCGTGCGCCAGTACGCGCAGTCGATTCCGGACAGCCTGCTCGACGCGGCGCGCATAGACGGCGCCGGCGAATTCCGCATCTACTGGTCACTTATCCTGCCGGCATGCAGGCCGGTACTGGTGACCCTCGCTCTGTTCACCTTCATGGGCACCTGGAACGACTTTCTCTGGCCGCTCGTCGTTCTGACCGACGACACGATGTACACGCTGCCGGTAGCGCTGGCGAATCTCCTCGGCGAGCACGTGCAGGACACCGAGCTGATGATGGCGGGAGCCGTACTGACGGTCACGCCGGTGATCGTGCTCTTCATCGCCCTGCAGCGGTACTACATCGCCGGCATCCTGAGCGGCGGGGTGAAGGAGTAG
- a CDS encoding histidine phosphatase family protein encodes MNGALQQVYLARHGDTAWTATGQHTGRTDIGLTATGEEEARRLGARLRGRAFALVLTSPLQRAQRTCELAGFGAHAVPDPDLMEWNYGDYEGRRSVDIHAERPEWNLFRDGCPNGETAAEVGARADRIVAKVRRAGGDAALFAHGHFLRVLVTRWLGLPPDYGRYFLLNAAALSVLGYEHNRDEPAVRLWNEAGPPAGNL; translated from the coding sequence ATGAACGGTGCTTTACAGCAGGTGTACCTGGCGCGCCACGGCGACACGGCGTGGACCGCCACCGGACAGCACACGGGACGGACCGACATCGGCTTGACGGCCACGGGTGAGGAAGAAGCGCGTCGCCTCGGCGCGCGGCTGCGCGGCAGGGCGTTCGCTCTGGTGCTGACGAGCCCGCTCCAGCGGGCGCAACGGACGTGCGAACTCGCCGGCTTCGGCGCACACGCCGTCCCCGATCCCGACTTGATGGAATGGAACTACGGAGACTACGAAGGCCGCCGCTCCGTCGACATTCACGCCGAGCGGCCGGAATGGAATCTCTTTCGTGACGGTTGTCCGAACGGCGAAACCGCCGCGGAAGTGGGGGCCAGAGCCGACCGCATCGTAGCGAAGGTGCGCCGGGCCGGCGGCGACGCCGCCCTGTTCGCCCATGGCCACTTCTTGCGCGTGCTGGTCACGCGCTGGCTCGGTCTGCCACCGGATTACGGCCGCTATTTCCTGCTCAACGCCGCCGCCCTGTCGGTTCTCGGCTACGAACACAACCGCGACGAGCCGGCGGTGCGGCTGTGGAACGAGGCCGGCCCGCCCGCCGGTAACCTCTGA
- a CDS encoding PIN domain-containing protein, whose translation MRYWDASALVPLCVEEPSSAVLRSMASGTSLVTWCLSSVEITSAIERRATDGALTSEDRSAALANLALLAHSWTEVAALGPVRERALRLLATHRLRAADALQLAAALIAVGDQPAGHEFVCLDSRLRDAAGREGFTATPADESAVIRRR comes from the coding sequence ATGCGGTACTGGGACGCCTCTGCGCTCGTGCCGCTGTGTGTGGAAGAGCCGAGCAGTGCCGTGCTGCGATCCATGGCGTCAGGGACGTCGCTGGTCACGTGGTGCCTCAGCTCGGTCGAAATCACGTCGGCGATCGAGCGCCGGGCCACGGACGGCGCGCTCACGAGCGAAGACCGCTCGGCCGCCCTGGCGAATCTCGCGCTCCTGGCGCACTCGTGGACCGAAGTCGCCGCACTGGGGCCGGTGCGCGAACGCGCCCTCCGGCTCCTGGCTACCCACCGTCTCCGTGCGGCGGACGCGTTGCAGTTGGCGGCGGCGCTGATTGCAGTGGGGGACCAGCCGGCGGGGCATGAGTTCGTCTGTCTCGACAGCCGTCTGCGGGATGCCGCTGGTCGTGAGGGGTTTACGGCGACCCCCGCGGACGAGTCCGCCGTAATCAGACGGCGGTGA
- a CDS encoding type II toxin-antitoxin system prevent-host-death family antitoxin — translation MQASVTDVKNRLSHYLRVVARGEPVVVVDRGRPVAQLMPVRSADDELRALAAAGLVRLPVAELPRSFFKRALPRPKKSVAGALVEEREDRF, via the coding sequence ATGCAGGCTTCGGTCACCGACGTCAAGAATCGGTTGAGTCACTACCTTCGCGTCGTGGCGCGAGGTGAGCCGGTCGTGGTTGTGGATCGAGGGCGCCCCGTGGCGCAGCTCATGCCGGTGCGGTCGGCGGATGACGAGCTGCGCGCCCTTGCCGCGGCGGGGCTGGTGCGTTTGCCGGTGGCGGAGCTGCCACGTAGCTTCTTCAAGCGGGCGCTGCCGCGCCCGAAGAAATCGGTCGCCGGCGCGCTCGTGGAGGAGCGAGAGGACCGATTCTGA
- a CDS encoding dockerin type I domain-containing protein, which yields MLIVGLALGAVLGEPDLDRAFAQSGGPYRISRATIAGGGVTFGSGGTHRLGGTAAQPHAGVFAGDNVALTGGFWIADGAAPPGSSVSGSVRYYNADRAVPGVTVSLSGATAVSASTDSAGTYAATGLDSGSWEARPVKIGDRRQGVSALDASYVLQSVVGLRSLSAAQSLACDVTGNGSISALDAARIMQLVVGVISTFPASTMCGSDWLFTPDPAAPGAPQLTFPQLAGGTCQNGAFAYEPLDTALTGQDFTAILLGDCTGNWTPAAAGTGRSSPGEEGP from the coding sequence GTGCTTATCGTCGGCCTCGCGCTCGGCGCCGTACTCGGCGAGCCCGACCTCGATCGTGCCTTCGCTCAAAGCGGCGGGCCGTACCGCATCTCCAGAGCGACGATCGCCGGCGGCGGCGTCACTTTCGGCAGCGGGGGAACCCACCGTCTGGGTGGAACCGCCGCGCAACCCCATGCCGGGGTCTTCGCCGGCGACAACGTGGCCCTTACCGGCGGCTTCTGGATCGCCGACGGGGCTGCACCCCCGGGCAGCTCTGTCAGCGGAAGCGTTCGATACTACAACGCAGACCGCGCCGTTCCGGGCGTGACGGTCAGTTTGTCCGGCGCCACTGCGGTGTCGGCATCCACCGACAGCGCCGGCACGTACGCCGCGACGGGCCTCGACAGCGGCTCCTGGGAAGCCCGCCCCGTCAAAATCGGCGATCGCCGTCAGGGCGTAAGCGCACTCGACGCCAGCTATGTCTTGCAGTCTGTCGTCGGCCTCCGCAGCCTGTCAGCGGCGCAATCCCTCGCCTGCGACGTTACGGGCAACGGCTCCATTAGCGCTCTGGACGCAGCGCGCATAATGCAGCTGGTCGTCGGTGTCATTTCGACGTTCCCCGCGAGCACCATGTGCGGGAGCGACTGGCTGTTCACGCCGGACCCCGCTGCCCCGGGCGCCCCACAGCTCACGTTTCCGCAACTCGCCGGCGGGACGTGCCAAAACGGCGCCTTCGCCTACGAACCGCTCGACACCGCCCTGACCGGCCAGGATTTCACCGCGATCCTGCTCGGCGACTGCACGGGCAACTGGACGCCTGCTGCCGCCGGAACCGGACGGAGCAGCCCCGGCGAGGAAGGCCCATGA
- a CDS encoding RNA polymerase sigma factor has protein sequence MTGFACGTPAAVLAVSRIVTGFLVRARAHDIGDSWDDLRQDVLVALVIGVRQGRPRAGDAFIGYVGAVTRNKLADWFDRHRGRGVDCPLADVAVTPRDDIRLDVQRALDALDRRERAVIEAIYLAGYSYEEAASRLGLPLGTLKRLQTRGLHALRARLLVSSRRAPRERAAAA, from the coding sequence ATGACGGGTTTCGCGTGCGGTACGCCCGCGGCCGTGCTGGCCGTTAGTCGGATCGTTACGGGGTTCCTGGTTCGGGCCCGCGCCCACGATATCGGCGATTCCTGGGACGATCTCCGGCAGGACGTGCTGGTGGCCCTCGTGATCGGTGTCCGCCAGGGCCGCCCCCGCGCGGGTGACGCCTTCATCGGGTATGTCGGTGCGGTGACGCGCAACAAGCTGGCGGACTGGTTCGACCGCCACCGCGGCAGGGGAGTCGACTGTCCACTCGCGGATGTGGCCGTCACGCCGCGCGACGACATCCGCCTCGACGTCCAGCGCGCCCTCGACGCCCTCGACCGTCGCGAACGTGCCGTAATCGAAGCCATCTACCTCGCCGGCTATTCGTACGAGGAGGCTGCCAGCCGGCTGGGCTTACCCCTCGGCACCCTGAAGCGCCTGCAGACCCGAGGCCTGCACGCGCTCCGTGCCCGGCTTCTGGTCAGTTCGCGCCGGGCCCCTCGGGAGCGCGCCGCCGCGGCCTGA
- a CDS encoding type II toxin-antitoxin system Phd/YefM family antitoxin has translation MKHTNVSGLKARLSAYLADVRGGETVIVCDRNHPIAQIVPVDGGAEDDLRIEPARGRLPALRELPRIRLRRKVDVVATLRESRDQR, from the coding sequence ATGAAACACACCAACGTCTCCGGCTTGAAAGCCCGGCTGAGTGCGTATCTGGCGGACGTGCGCGGCGGCGAAACCGTCATTGTATGCGATCGCAACCACCCGATCGCTCAGATCGTCCCCGTCGACGGAGGTGCCGAGGACGATCTCCGCATCGAGCCCGCCAGGGGCCGCCTGCCAGCGCTTCGGGAGCTGCCGAGGATTCGCCTGCGCCGCAAAGTCGACGTGGTCGCGACGCTGCGCGAGAGCCGGGACCAGCGATGA